The following are from one region of the Phycisphaerales bacterium genome:
- a CDS encoding DUF502 domain-containing protein produces the protein MARQESFMEDFKRFFGRGLAVLLPSILTLWLLWQAFVFLFNNVAEPINRGIRVVVVEIAPRVTPEDQRPEFMLVEPGEIDEFLASPEGRPFRGRSTTAVREHLVRKQLGEFWNQHWYLQAAGLLVAIMLIYLAGLLLGNYLGRRVYARVERLIAQIPGFKQVYPHVKQVVELIMGERKVAFRRVVMVQYPRRGIWTMGLVTSDSISTIHEATGVPCIAVFIPSTPTPFTGFAITVPRDEAIDVPMSIDEAIRFFITGGTLVPDRFTPPTTVEPQVAQSRTPQTASQAPATRPDRPGGYA, from the coding sequence GTGGCACGCCAGGAAAGCTTCATGGAGGACTTCAAGCGGTTCTTCGGGCGCGGTCTGGCAGTGCTCCTTCCCTCCATCCTGACGCTGTGGTTGCTCTGGCAGGCGTTTGTCTTCCTCTTCAACAACGTCGCCGAGCCCATCAATCGCGGCATCCGCGTTGTCGTGGTGGAGATTGCCCCAAGGGTGACGCCCGAAGACCAGCGGCCCGAGTTCATGCTGGTCGAGCCGGGCGAGATCGACGAATTCCTCGCGTCGCCCGAGGGCAGGCCCTTCCGCGGCCGATCGACCACCGCGGTGCGCGAGCACCTGGTCCGAAAGCAGTTGGGCGAGTTCTGGAACCAGCACTGGTACCTCCAGGCGGCCGGCCTGCTGGTGGCCATCATGTTGATCTACCTGGCCGGCCTGTTGCTGGGAAACTACCTCGGCCGCCGGGTCTACGCGCGCGTCGAGCGTCTGATCGCCCAGATTCCCGGATTCAAGCAGGTCTATCCCCACGTCAAGCAGGTGGTCGAACTGATCATGGGCGAACGCAAGGTCGCCTTTCGCCGCGTCGTGATGGTCCAGTACCCCCGTCGCGGCATCTGGACCATGGGGCTGGTCACCAGCGACTCGATTTCGACCATCCACGAGGCGACCGGCGTCCCGTGCATTGCGGTCTTCATTCCCTCCACGCCCACGCCCTTTACCGGCTTTGCGATTACCGTGCCCCGCGACGAGGCCATCGACGTGCCGATGTCCATCGACGAGGCCATCCGTTTCTTCATCACCGGCGGGACGCTGGTTCCCGACCGGTTTACCCCCCCGACGACCGTCGAGCCGCAGGTGGCCCAGTCCCGGACGCCGCAGACGGCGTCCCAGGCTCCCGCCACGCGTCCCGATCGCCCGGGTGGGTATGCTTGA
- the murA gene encoding UDP-N-acetylglucosamine 1-carboxyvinyltransferase, with product MDAFVIEGGKPISGRFEVHGSKNAALPMLAAALLTDEPVELSDVPRLEDISNMLRLLAELGVDVTEQDGPSRGGRLVRTVVTDTSLSHARYDIVRTMRAGVCVLGPMLARRGEARISMPGGCAIGPRPIDLHLKGLAALGASISLSNGDVVAKAPAGGLKGATVFLGGPFGSTVLGTANIMSAATLAHGRTVIESAACEPEVVDLGRLLQSMGARISGLGTPRIVIDGVEQLDGATRRIMPDRIEAGTYAMAAAMTRGELTIANWPVDALVGPFEMLRAAGIELELSEHAPLETTGGDSIRATAFVRRTGALRPVELTTQPFPGFPTDLQAQALALLTLADGNSIITEKIFPERFLHVAELLRMGAQIIRHGPTAVISGVPKLVGAPVMASDLRASAGLVLAGLAARGRTIVRRVYHLDRGYQRMDEYLNGLGADIQRVNEKSLEEVAVPV from the coding sequence ATGGACGCGTTTGTAATCGAGGGCGGCAAGCCCATTTCCGGCAGATTCGAGGTTCACGGCTCGAAGAACGCAGCCCTTCCGATGCTGGCGGCGGCCCTGCTCACGGACGAGCCCGTCGAACTCTCGGACGTCCCCAGGCTCGAAGACATCTCGAACATGCTCCGACTGCTGGCCGAGTTGGGCGTGGACGTTACCGAGCAGGACGGCCCCAGCCGCGGCGGACGCCTGGTCCGCACGGTGGTCACCGATACGAGCCTGAGCCACGCCCGATACGACATCGTCCGCACGATGCGCGCCGGTGTGTGCGTCCTGGGCCCCATGCTGGCGCGTCGCGGCGAGGCTCGCATCTCCATGCCGGGCGGCTGCGCGATCGGTCCTCGCCCCATCGATCTGCACCTGAAGGGCCTGGCGGCCCTGGGAGCGTCGATCAGCCTTTCTAATGGCGATGTCGTTGCCAAGGCCCCTGCGGGCGGCCTGAAGGGCGCCACGGTCTTTCTGGGCGGCCCCTTTGGCTCCACGGTGCTCGGCACGGCGAACATCATGAGCGCCGCCACCCTGGCCCATGGCCGAACCGTGATCGAATCGGCGGCCTGCGAGCCCGAAGTGGTCGATCTGGGCCGGCTGCTCCAGAGCATGGGCGCCCGCATTTCGGGCCTGGGTACGCCCCGCATCGTTATCGATGGGGTCGAGCAATTGGACGGCGCCACCCGGCGGATCATGCCCGATCGCATTGAAGCGGGCACCTATGCGATGGCGGCGGCCATGACGCGGGGCGAACTGACGATCGCCAACTGGCCCGTGGATGCTCTTGTCGGTCCCTTCGAGATGCTCCGGGCAGCGGGCATCGAGCTCGAACTGAGCGAACACGCCCCGCTCGAGACCACCGGGGGTGATTCGATCCGTGCGACCGCGTTCGTTCGTCGGACGGGAGCGCTCAGGCCGGTGGAACTGACTACCCAGCCGTTCCCCGGATTCCCGACGGACCTGCAGGCCCAGGCTCTGGCTCTGCTGACGTTGGCCGATGGAAACTCGATCATCACCGAGAAGATCTTCCCCGAGCGATTCCTGCACGTGGCCGAGTTGCTACGCATGGGCGCCCAGATCATCCGCCACGGCCCCACAGCGGTCATCAGCGGCGTCCCGAAGCTCGTGGGCGCGCCCGTCATGGCGAGCGACCTGCGAGCGTCGGCTGGCCTGGTCCTGGCGGGGCTGGCCGCCCGCGGACGCACGATCGTGCGACGCGTGTACCACCTCGATCGTGGCTACCAGCGCATGGACGAGTACCTCAACGGACTGGGCGCCGACATCCAGCGGGTGAACGAGAAGTCGCTCGAAGAGGTCGCCGTGCCGGTCTAG
- the ychF gene encoding redox-regulated ATPase YchF, whose amino-acid sequence MDAGIVGLPNVGKSTLFNALTNAGALAANYPFATIEPNVGIVPIPDPNLARIEKHIKTQKVIPAVMRLVDIAGLVRGASEGAGKGNAFLSNIREVDAIAQVVRCFTKAPGGEEILHVDGSVDPMRDIATINSELLLADLQAVESALSKAERAAKSREPEAVARFAVLQKIKPVLDEGRPARVIAESIIDAEQRKAWRGLGLITAKPILYIANVDESDAAGQGDMAQLVAAHARSEGNAFVPVCAKIESELAELDPADKVEMLADYGMDEPALAKLAREAYRLLGLQSFYTAGEKEIRAWTVRQGATAPQAAGVIHTDFERGFIRANIYSVDVLDQYGSEKAIKEAGKMRVEGKDYVMRDGDVCHFLFNV is encoded by the coding sequence ATGGACGCAGGCATCGTCGGACTGCCCAACGTCGGCAAGTCGACCCTCTTCAACGCATTGACGAATGCCGGCGCTCTGGCGGCGAACTACCCGTTTGCCACTATCGAGCCCAACGTCGGCATCGTGCCCATCCCCGACCCGAACCTCGCCCGCATCGAAAAGCACATCAAGACCCAGAAGGTCATTCCCGCCGTCATGCGGCTGGTGGATATCGCCGGCCTGGTGCGCGGGGCGAGCGAGGGCGCGGGCAAGGGCAATGCATTCTTGAGCAACATCCGCGAGGTCGACGCCATCGCTCAGGTCGTGCGGTGCTTCACCAAGGCACCCGGCGGTGAGGAAATCCTGCACGTCGATGGCTCGGTCGATCCGATGCGCGATATCGCGACCATCAACAGCGAACTGCTGCTGGCCGATCTCCAGGCCGTCGAGAGCGCACTGTCCAAGGCCGAGCGCGCCGCCAAGAGTCGCGAGCCCGAGGCGGTGGCCCGGTTCGCGGTGCTGCAGAAGATCAAGCCCGTCCTGGATGAAGGCAGGCCCGCACGGGTGATTGCCGAAAGCATCATCGATGCCGAGCAGCGAAAGGCCTGGAGGGGCCTGGGTCTGATCACCGCAAAGCCCATCCTGTACATCGCCAACGTCGACGAAAGCGATGCCGCCGGCCAGGGAGACATGGCACAACTGGTCGCGGCGCATGCACGCAGCGAAGGAAACGCGTTCGTACCCGTCTGCGCCAAGATCGAGAGCGAACTGGCCGAACTCGATCCAGCCGACAAGGTGGAAATGCTGGCCGATTACGGGATGGACGAGCCGGCATTGGCGAAGCTGGCGCGCGAGGCCTACCGGCTCCTTGGCTTGCAGAGCTTCTACACCGCCGGCGAGAAGGAAATCAGGGCCTGGACGGTGCGTCAGGGTGCGACGGCCCCACAGGCGGCCGGTGTCATCCATACGGACTTCGAGCGAGGATTCATCCGCGCCAACATCTACAGCGTGGACGTGCTCGATCAGTACGGCAGCGAGAAGGCCATCAAGGAAGCGGGCAAGATGCGCGTGGAGGGCAAGGACTACGTCATGCGTGACGGTGACGTCTGCCACTTCCTGTTCAACGTGTAA
- a CDS encoding fibro-slime domain-containing protein, translating to MEATMRNGQSSRRIVRAAGAVGVAGIVALACGTTVASAQDGQSSDPYADLPTELVLTGTVRDFRPSTEGGHPDFQRYNTGLRVGWVAFELDSDGKPTLRDGNKGFKISGAFKDEQGRSMFPFASNVDYMENREGDSYGTLDAQSGNVFTSAESFSQWFRNVPGVNLSKPVDITLTREPGTDRYVFHAHDDSGQEGIQGFFPIDGELYGNPAGDQWGHNYHFTYELATKFVYDADADNTFTFFGDDDVWVFIDGKMVIDIGGVHGAVSQTVDLSRLNFLEDGGEYELKVFFAERHYTRSNFRIETTLRLRTVELPSNSAAFD from the coding sequence ATGGAGGCAACGATGCGAAATGGTCAATCTTCTCGCCGGATCGTGCGGGCCGCAGGCGCGGTCGGCGTGGCCGGCATCGTCGCTCTGGCCTGCGGCACAACCGTGGCCAGCGCTCAGGACGGGCAGAGTTCGGATCCCTACGCCGATCTGCCCACCGAGTTGGTCCTGACCGGCACGGTCCGCGACTTCCGTCCCAGCACCGAGGGCGGGCACCCGGACTTCCAGCGGTACAACACCGGCCTGCGCGTCGGTTGGGTCGCCTTCGAGCTGGACTCGGACGGCAAGCCCACCCTGCGCGATGGCAACAAGGGCTTCAAGATCAGCGGAGCGTTCAAGGACGAGCAGGGCCGCAGCATGTTCCCCTTCGCGTCCAACGTGGATTACATGGAGAACCGCGAGGGCGATAGCTATGGCACGCTGGACGCCCAGAGCGGTAACGTCTTCACGAGCGCCGAGAGCTTCAGCCAGTGGTTCCGCAACGTGCCGGGCGTTAACCTGTCCAAGCCGGTGGATATCACGCTGACGCGCGAGCCGGGCACCGACCGGTACGTGTTCCATGCGCACGACGACAGCGGCCAGGAGGGCATCCAGGGGTTCTTCCCCATCGATGGTGAGCTGTACGGCAACCCCGCGGGCGACCAGTGGGGCCACAACTACCACTTCACCTACGAACTGGCCACCAAGTTCGTCTACGACGCAGACGCGGACAACACGTTCACGTTCTTCGGCGATGACGACGTCTGGGTGTTCATCGACGGCAAGATGGTGATCGACATCGGCGGCGTCCACGGCGCCGTCAGCCAGACGGTCGACCTGAGCCGCCTGAACTTCCTGGAAGACGGTGGGGAGTACGAGTTGAAGGTGTTCTTTGCCGAACGCCACTACACGCGCTCGAACTTCCGAATCGAGACCACGCTGCGTCTGCGCACCGTCGAGTTGCCCAGCAACAGCGCCGCGTTCGACTGA
- the raiA gene encoding ribosome-associated translation inhibitor RaiA, translating into MRIEVVGRHITITDAIRQHAEEKSEKLTRFYDRIQSVTWTIEHHTTSTGDSFDVELIVDVEHHGDLVSKDKGGDLYGVIDSVQHKGIRQLSDLHDKVKVQKRQAH; encoded by the coding sequence ATGCGCATCGAAGTCGTCGGCCGTCACATCACGATCACCGACGCGATCCGCCAGCACGCCGAGGAGAAGTCCGAGAAGCTCACTCGCTTCTACGACCGCATCCAGTCGGTGACCTGGACGATCGAGCACCACACGACCTCGACCGGAGACTCGTTCGACGTCGAACTGATCGTCGACGTCGAGCACCACGGCGACCTGGTCAGCAAGGACAAGGGTGGGGATCTCTACGGCGTGATCGATTCCGTGCAGCACAAGGGCATCCGCCAGCTGAGCGATCTGCACGACAAGGTCAAGGTGCAGAAGAGGCAGGCGCACTAG
- a CDS encoding HPr family phosphocarrier protein has product MAKECAAKVKVVNRLGLHARPATAVADCAQQFKSQIALKRDDQEIDGKSIMQIMLLAATQGVELEVIARGDDADEACKALSDLFARGFDEE; this is encoded by the coding sequence TTGGCCAAGGAGTGCGCCGCCAAGGTGAAGGTCGTCAACCGTCTCGGGCTGCACGCACGCCCCGCGACGGCGGTTGCCGACTGCGCCCAGCAGTTCAAGAGCCAGATTGCGCTCAAGCGCGACGATCAGGAGATCGACGGCAAGTCGATCATGCAGATCATGCTCCTGGCCGCGACGCAGGGCGTCGAACTGGAGGTCATCGCACGCGGCGACGACGCGGACGAGGCCTGCAAGGCCCTTTCGGATCTGTTCGCGCGAGGCTTCGATGAAGAGTAA
- a CDS encoding PTS sugar transporter subunit IIA, protein MAMKLTEIVNPEAVLPELEATERDDAIVEIIDALVAAGAAKAEHRDELVAAVLERERKGSTGFGRGVAVPHVKHPGVSKMAAGVARSSKGIDFSALDRQPVYSVVLLLSPENSPEDHLKAMEVIFKSLGNETFRRFLRQASTREEIIELLHEADHQKLPG, encoded by the coding sequence ATGGCCATGAAGCTTACCGAGATCGTGAATCCCGAAGCGGTGTTGCCCGAGTTGGAGGCAACCGAGCGAGATGACGCCATCGTCGAGATCATCGACGCCCTGGTGGCCGCGGGGGCCGCCAAGGCCGAACATCGCGACGAGCTCGTGGCGGCGGTGCTCGAGCGTGAGCGCAAGGGCTCGACCGGCTTCGGGCGTGGCGTAGCCGTCCCACACGTCAAGCACCCGGGCGTTTCGAAGATGGCCGCGGGCGTGGCGCGGAGCAGCAAGGGCATCGACTTCAGCGCCCTCGACCGGCAGCCGGTCTATTCGGTCGTGCTCCTGCTCAGCCCGGAGAACAGCCCCGAAGACCACCTCAAGGCCATGGAGGTCATCTTCAAGAGCCTGGGCAATGAGACCTTCCGGCGATTCCTGAGGCAGGCATCCACGCGCGAGGAGATCATCGAGTTGCTCCACGAGGCCGACCACCAGAAGCTGCCCGGCTGA
- a CDS encoding HlyD family efflux transporter periplasmic adaptor subunit, with protein sequence MPNTMLSRLRRALPLATRVLAGILLLGGAIGLFQILKATKADPALSEEAGLPPLVRTVEVQRVETARPWTGYGTVRVMTSARVAVQVAGRVVHRPDSIEAGLSVERGDLIVRIDASDFERRVTALEGAVAALDAQLDQLDVEAASLDEQLTLVLEEAEIAQREYERARDIYETRGAGTPTEVDQKLAAYRRAAREAAALEQQSKSIPARRAALEANLSSQRAELGLARQDLERATVNAPISGMLQDVSLDEGDFARVGDPAVRIVDLRRLELPLLLPASAAGDISIGDEVEISLESGSDARWNGRITRLAPEADAQTRSIRVFVEIVQELERDDRGMLSPTNGVILRPGMFVVGRVLPSRPTAHLFVPRRAVVQSGVLVAELNSPARARRVDVQTLFALEGQIEGGPTDEQQWLAVQADLREGESVLVSNLDDLRDGSPIRVGEPKESP encoded by the coding sequence ATGCCGAACACCATGCTCAGTCGATTGCGGAGGGCCCTCCCCCTCGCCACCCGCGTCCTGGCCGGGATCCTGCTGCTTGGCGGGGCGATCGGCCTGTTCCAGATTCTCAAGGCCACCAAGGCCGATCCCGCCCTCAGCGAAGAGGCGGGGCTGCCGCCGTTGGTTCGAACCGTCGAGGTCCAGCGGGTCGAGACGGCCCGTCCCTGGACCGGCTACGGCACGGTTCGAGTCATGACCTCCGCCCGTGTGGCCGTCCAGGTGGCCGGCCGGGTCGTCCATCGGCCCGATTCGATCGAGGCGGGACTGTCCGTCGAGCGGGGAGACCTGATCGTCCGGATCGATGCCAGCGACTTTGAGCGGAGGGTGACGGCTCTTGAGGGCGCGGTGGCGGCGCTCGACGCCCAGCTCGATCAGTTGGACGTCGAGGCCGCCTCGCTTGACGAGCAACTCACCCTGGTCCTCGAGGAAGCTGAGATCGCCCAGCGGGAGTACGAGCGTGCCCGCGACATCTACGAGACCCGCGGCGCCGGCACGCCCACCGAGGTCGACCAGAAGCTCGCTGCCTACCGGCGGGCCGCCCGCGAAGCTGCGGCCCTGGAGCAGCAGTCCAAGTCGATCCCCGCCCGTCGCGCCGCCCTTGAGGCCAATCTTTCGTCGCAGCGGGCCGAGTTGGGCCTCGCACGCCAGGACCTGGAACGGGCGACCGTCAATGCTCCTATTTCGGGGATGCTCCAGGATGTCTCCCTGGATGAAGGCGACTTCGCACGCGTGGGTGACCCGGCGGTCCGCATCGTCGATCTGCGTCGCCTTGAACTGCCGCTGCTGCTGCCGGCATCGGCCGCCGGCGATATTTCGATCGGCGACGAGGTCGAGATCAGCCTCGAATCGGGTTCGGATGCCCGTTGGAACGGGCGCATAACCCGACTGGCGCCAGAGGCGGATGCGCAGACGCGATCGATCCGGGTATTCGTCGAGATCGTTCAGGAATTGGAGCGCGACGACCGCGGGATGCTGTCGCCCACCAACGGCGTCATCCTGCGACCGGGCATGTTCGTCGTGGGCCGGGTGCTGCCGAGTCGGCCCACGGCACACCTGTTCGTGCCGCGACGCGCGGTCGTGCAATCGGGTGTGCTCGTCGCGGAGCTCAACTCGCCCGCCCGTGCCCGCCGGGTCGACGTGCAGACGCTCTTTGCGCTCGAAGGGCAGATCGAAGGTGGCCCGACCGACGAGCAGCAGTGGCTGGCCGTGCAGGCCGACCTGCGTGAGGGCGAATCCGTGCTGGTCTCGAACCTCGACGACCTTCGGGATGGCTCTCCGATCCGCGTCGGCGAGCCCAAGGAATCGCCATGA